A region from the uncultured Bacteroides sp. genome encodes:
- a CDS encoding phosphatidylinositol-specific phospholipase C1-like protein: MKIVKLIISVRFLLTTMQLASQSFNLPDNLHINRIQVIGSHNSYKQAIEPALFKALQTKYSVSMNGLAYNHISLQEQLDMGLRNLEIDVYSDSLGGRYSHPKGLLMATPKEPYNADGVMDKPGFKVFHIPDIDFRSSCPTLEICLEQLKNWSNNHPKHSPIFITMEAKDSEKERSDRTNPEKFTSKTFDILDQTIRKGLGNEKLITPDQVRGNYSSLEEAVINDNWPTLKEAKGKFIFILDQKDRKRDLYIKGHPSLKNRVLFANAEPGTPEAAILIRNNSKNTSEIQHLVKQGYIIRTRADSDTKEARTNDYSSFHAACESGAQIITTDYYKESTWFDSTYKVSFEDKTYFRLNPLF, from the coding sequence ATGAAAATAGTAAAATTAATAATAAGTGTGCGTTTTCTATTGACGACAATGCAGCTCGCTTCCCAGTCATTCAACTTACCCGATAATTTACATATTAATAGAATACAAGTAATAGGTTCTCACAATAGCTATAAACAAGCTATCGAACCAGCTTTATTTAAAGCACTCCAAACAAAATATTCGGTATCAATGAACGGTCTGGCTTATAATCATATCAGTTTACAAGAACAACTTGACATGGGATTAAGAAATTTAGAAATAGATGTTTATTCCGATAGCCTTGGTGGAAGGTATTCTCATCCGAAAGGCTTATTGATGGCTACGCCTAAAGAACCATATAATGCTGACGGAGTAATGGATAAGCCGGGATTTAAAGTTTTCCATATTCCCGATATTGATTTCAGAAGTTCTTGCCCTACGCTTGAAATTTGTTTGGAGCAATTAAAAAATTGGTCAAATAATCATCCAAAACATAGTCCAATATTTATAACAATGGAAGCAAAAGATTCAGAAAAAGAACGGTCAGACAGGACTAATCCTGAAAAGTTCACATCAAAAACTTTCGATATTCTGGATCAGACCATCAGAAAAGGTTTAGGTAACGAAAAGTTAATCACTCCCGATCAGGTACGTGGTAATTATAGCTCTCTGGAAGAAGCTGTTATCAATGACAATTGGCCTACATTAAAAGAGGCAAAGGGTAAATTCATTTTTATTCTCGATCAAAAAGACAGGAAGAGGGACTTATATATCAAAGGGCATCCGTCTCTCAAAAACAGAGTTTTGTTTGCAAATGCAGAACCGGGAACACCTGAAGCTGCTATTCTTATCCGTAATAATTCCAAAAATACAAGCGAAATACAGCATTTAGTAAAGCAAGGGTACATCATTCGTACTCGCGCCGACTCGGATACAAAAGAAGCACGAACAAATGATTATAGTTCTTTTCATGCAGCTTGCGAATCAGGAGCACAAATAATTACAACCGATTATTATAAAGAGAGTACTTGGTTTGATTCAACCTATAAAGTGAGTTTTGAAGACAAAACTTACTTTAGGCTCAATCCACTTTTTTAA
- a CDS encoding CehA/McbA family metallohydrolase — MFKNNRKQFSIRGFIRTTLVVITLSCVSSSMSGQTNHSNPWAPTRIDTLPPIASLTDGVWLKGELHVHSRHSKDSSNNPVKKIIVFSESVGMDFICITDHDNHVNGDVANNTWIDPEFKSNSVLLLYGAEWTTVRGHGNVFSARPYDHQRLYDVRDQRDVVVGAVKKELGVHLSANHPSGKDHFGYSYDIVNSIEVWNSAVWPKNANAIMIWDDMLSSGRKLTGRGGSDAHHGVPETPAQATKSSYQAKANYVGTPTTWVFATARTSQAVIDALSNGRVSVGANPYTPRVEFYADLNQDGKMDMMMGDNAISTGKPVNFRIQLTGKKIPEATYTVKVVKNGNPFNTYKMTGIKPVIEFIDTPQELGRTYYRVVVEGTPAAYPQVPESMALTGNMVGLSNPIFFNFDPNF; from the coding sequence ATGTTCAAAAACAACAGAAAACAATTCTCAATAAGAGGATTTATCCGTACCACATTGGTAGTAATTACACTGAGTTGCGTCAGTAGCTCTATGTCAGGACAAACAAACCATAGCAATCCGTGGGCACCCACACGCATCGACACGCTACCACCCATCGCCAGCCTTACCGACGGCGTATGGCTCAAGGGTGAACTTCATGTGCACTCTCGGCATAGTAAAGACTCCTCGAATAACCCCGTCAAAAAAATTATTGTTTTTTCGGAGTCTGTGGGAATGGACTTTATCTGCATCACCGACCACGACAACCATGTAAATGGGGATGTGGCAAACAATACTTGGATAGACCCCGAGTTTAAATCAAATTCCGTCCTATTACTTTATGGCGCGGAATGGACAACGGTCCGCGGTCACGGCAATGTCTTTTCAGCAAGACCTTACGATCACCAGCGGCTGTATGACGTACGCGACCAGCGAGACGTAGTGGTCGGGGCTGTAAAGAAAGAACTTGGAGTTCATCTGTCTGCAAATCATCCGAGCGGAAAAGATCACTTCGGATATTCCTACGATATAGTCAACTCAATTGAAGTCTGGAATTCCGCAGTATGGCCCAAGAATGCCAATGCAATCATGATCTGGGACGACATGCTTTCATCAGGACGTAAACTAACAGGCAGAGGCGGAAGCGATGCGCATCACGGCGTTCCGGAAACGCCTGCTCAGGCGACGAAGAGCAGCTATCAGGCAAAAGCCAACTATGTTGGAACCCCAACGACTTGGGTATTTGCCACAGCTCGAACTTCACAGGCAGTCATCGATGCTCTCTCAAATGGACGAGTTAGCGTCGGCGCAAATCCATACACGCCCCGCGTAGAGTTCTATGCTGATCTTAATCAGGACGGCAAGATGGATATGATGATGGGAGACAATGCCATATCGACAGGCAAGCCAGTCAACTTTCGTATTCAGCTAACAGGGAAAAAGATACCCGAGGCCACCTACACTGTCAAAGTGGTGAAAAATGGTAACCCGTTTAATACTTACAAAATGACTGGAATAAAACCTGTTATTGAGTTCATCGATACACCGCAGGAACTCGGCCGCACCTACTATCGTGTTGTGGTCGAAGGTACACCTGCAGCCTATCCGCAAGTTCCCGAATCGATGGCGTTAACCGGAAACATGGTCGGACTCTCGAACCCGATCTTTTTCAATTTTGACCCGAACTTTTAA
- the gshAB gene encoding bifunctional glutamate--cysteine ligase GshA/glutathione synthetase GshB, producing the protein MKEDIFQSANNLLKGNIWLDALFGIEKENIRVDIDGKLAQTPHPTVFGNKLKHPYITTDFSESQVEMITPPLPDIKQTIGFLETVHDIVSLELTDEYLWPQSIPPILPDDEQIPIAQYDEEGKAAQHYREFLAKKYGAKNQLISGIHFNLSYSEKLLEVLYHKINPSLSYEEFKDEVYLKTVRQMLRLRWLYVLLYGDSPVVDSSLELKCKLAPYTINNHVVALSIRNSCYGYRNISDLYPDYSSVTNFRSSVEQMVKDQQITSFKELYSPVRPKFMKSPEHISYIELRFIDIDPLTKAGITEEELSFLHALTLYGLLSKEPDCFNAEAQAKANRYYGCVALYGLDAVPCMFEQEGEQTNIWHKAKTLIQEVITLFEELGIDKSEYPDSLSHAMQLTKHPEKRKVHEVLNGVHTIGYIPYHLKKAKDYLLESQQKNYNFIGLEDMELSTQLLLREAVRRGISFDIMDRKENFIRLEKEGNIQYVKQATKTSLDNYASILAMENKLVTKRILKEHGIRVPKGEEYTHAETAKADFIRFQGLSVVIKPNQTNFGTGITILKENRNETTFQRAVDIAFEHDSTILIEEFVEGKEYRFFVMRDKVVGILHRVPANVAGNGIQSIRELVHLKNEDPLRGKGYRTPLEKIQLGEAEAIFLQAQHKTFDYIPMAGEIVYLRENSNISTGGDSIDFTDDIPDSYKQIAIQAAQALNVSITGLDMIIPDYRKEASKDNYAIIELNFNPAIHIHCHPFKGENRKLNEKLIDALGYKPV; encoded by the coding sequence ATGAAAGAGGATATATTTCAATCAGCAAACAATTTATTAAAGGGGAATATTTGGTTAGATGCATTATTTGGTATTGAAAAAGAGAACATTCGTGTGGATATAGATGGAAAGTTAGCCCAGACACCTCATCCAACGGTTTTTGGCAATAAACTAAAACATCCTTATATCACCACTGATTTCTCAGAAAGTCAGGTCGAAATGATTACTCCTCCACTGCCCGACATCAAGCAGACGATAGGTTTTTTGGAAACTGTACATGATATTGTTAGTCTGGAATTGACGGATGAATACTTATGGCCCCAAAGCATTCCGCCAATTTTGCCGGACGATGAACAAATACCTATTGCCCAATACGACGAAGAGGGAAAAGCGGCACAACATTATAGGGAATTCCTTGCCAAAAAATATGGCGCTAAAAATCAACTGATCTCCGGTATTCACTTTAATCTATCTTATAGTGAGAAATTATTAGAGGTACTTTATCATAAAATCAACCCTTCGTTATCGTATGAAGAATTCAAGGATGAAGTTTATCTGAAAACGGTACGACAAATGCTTAGGCTACGTTGGTTATATGTTTTGCTGTATGGAGATAGCCCTGTGGTAGACTCTTCTCTGGAACTTAAATGTAAACTGGCACCGTATACCATTAATAATCATGTAGTAGCCCTTTCTATCCGAAATAGCTGCTATGGCTATCGAAATATTAGTGATCTGTATCCTGATTACAGCTCGGTCACGAATTTCAGAAGCAGCGTTGAGCAAATGGTGAAAGATCAGCAAATAACCTCCTTTAAAGAATTGTATTCTCCGGTGCGTCCTAAATTCATGAAAAGTCCGGAACATATTTCATATATCGAACTTCGATTTATCGATATTGACCCACTGACCAAAGCCGGGATAACCGAAGAGGAACTTTCATTCTTACACGCACTGACTTTGTACGGGCTGTTGAGCAAAGAACCGGATTGTTTTAATGCGGAAGCTCAGGCAAAGGCTAATAGATACTACGGATGCGTTGCTCTGTACGGGCTGGATGCAGTGCCTTGCATGTTTGAACAAGAGGGCGAACAAACGAACATCTGGCATAAAGCCAAAACACTGATTCAAGAAGTAATCACTTTATTCGAAGAATTGGGAATAGATAAAAGTGAATACCCGGATTCATTGTCGCATGCAATGCAGTTGACTAAGCACCCTGAAAAGCGTAAAGTTCATGAGGTGCTCAATGGAGTACATACAATAGGATATATTCCTTATCATTTAAAAAAGGCTAAAGATTACCTTCTAGAAAGCCAACAGAAAAACTATAATTTCATTGGGCTGGAAGATATGGAGCTCTCCACTCAGCTACTATTACGCGAAGCAGTGAGGAGAGGTATCTCTTTCGATATTATGGATAGAAAAGAAAATTTTATCCGACTGGAGAAAGAGGGAAACATACAATATGTAAAACAGGCCACTAAAACTTCATTGGATAACTACGCCAGCATTTTGGCTATGGAAAATAAACTGGTTACTAAGAGAATATTAAAGGAACACGGCATTCGAGTTCCAAAAGGGGAGGAATACACTCATGCAGAGACGGCGAAAGCTGATTTCATACGATTCCAGGGGTTATCTGTAGTGATCAAGCCCAATCAGACTAACTTTGGAACCGGCATAACAATCTTAAAAGAGAACAGAAATGAAACCACTTTTCAGCGGGCTGTAGATATTGCATTTGAACACGATTCTACCATTCTGATTGAAGAATTTGTTGAAGGGAAAGAGTATCGTTTTTTTGTGATGAGAGATAAGGTTGTGGGAATCTTACATCGTGTGCCTGCAAATGTAGCCGGCAATGGCATTCAGTCAATTAGAGAATTGGTACATCTAAAAAATGAAGATCCGTTGCGAGGCAAAGGCTACCGTACCCCATTGGAGAAAATTCAGCTGGGTGAAGCAGAAGCCATCTTTTTGCAAGCGCAGCACAAGACTTTTGATTATATACCTATGGCTGGAGAAATAGTTTATTTGCGAGAGAATTCAAACATAAGTACCGGTGGTGATAGCATCGACTTTACGGACGACATTCCTGATTCTTATAAACAAATAGCCATACAAGCCGCACAGGCTTTAAATGTCTCCATTACGGGTCTTGATATGATTATACCCGATTATAGAAAAGAGGCCTCAAAAGATAACTATGCAATAATCGAATTGAATTTTAATCCGGCCATTCATATTCATTGCCATCCATTCAAAGGAGAAAACCGGAAATTAAATGAAAAATTAATAGATGCATTAGGATACAAACCGGTTTAA
- a CDS encoding ABC transporter permease, with amino-acid sequence MKINIPVSKAKEIARRQTLKLSDTTLSKALIANNFLTDFADAVLFITGFVRETFSRKFEVREFFHQCFAIGYKSLSLISVTGFIMGFVLTIQSRPALVSFGAETMLPGMVAISLIREMGPVITALICAGKVASGMGAELGSMKVTEQIEAMEVSSTHPMRFLVVTRVWAATIMIPLLVLYADGFGIVGSWFGANIKGDVSLVLFFSQAFRHVGFIDLLPAILKTFFFGGVIGLVGCYKGYNAGRGTESVGKAANSAVVLASLLILIVDMIAVQITDMLTL; translated from the coding sequence ATGAAAATCAATATCCCTGTCTCAAAAGCGAAAGAAATAGCGCGGCGTCAGACTCTGAAGCTAAGTGATACGACTCTCTCGAAAGCGCTCATTGCCAACAATTTCTTAACTGATTTTGCTGATGCTGTTCTGTTTATAACAGGCTTTGTAAGAGAAACTTTTTCTCGTAAATTCGAAGTGCGCGAGTTCTTTCATCAATGTTTCGCCATCGGCTATAAGTCCTTGTCACTCATATCAGTTACCGGCTTTATTATGGGATTCGTACTGACCATTCAATCGCGTCCCGCACTTGTGAGTTTTGGGGCAGAAACGATGCTTCCGGGAATGGTGGCCATTTCGCTAATTCGTGAAATGGGCCCTGTAATAACAGCACTTATTTGCGCCGGTAAAGTTGCTTCCGGTATGGGGGCCGAGCTGGGCAGCATGAAAGTAACCGAACAAATTGAGGCGATGGAGGTCTCCTCCACTCACCCAATGCGTTTTTTGGTTGTAACCAGGGTTTGGGCAGCAACGATCATGATTCCTCTCTTAGTGCTCTATGCTGATGGATTTGGCATTGTAGGCAGCTGGTTTGGTGCTAATATAAAAGGAGATGTATCACTTGTCTTATTCTTCTCACAAGCATTCAGGCATGTGGGATTTATTGATTTATTACCAGCTATATTAAAAACTTTTTTCTTTGGAGGAGTTATCGGATTGGTAGGCTGCTACAAAGGATACAACGCAGGACGAGGAACTGAAAGTGTCGGGAAAGCGGCTAATTCAGCAGTAGTGCTGGCATCTCTCCTGATCTTGATCGTCGATATGATTGCAGTACAAATCACTGATATGCTGACATTATGA
- a CDS encoding ATP-binding cassette domain-containing protein yields MKTEQTEVLLQDSPGVKTKDIVIEITHLTKSFGTKEVLKDFSLKLYKGENLVVLGKSGSGKSVLIKCIVGLLRADAGIIKVFDRDVTTLTGREMDEMRRDIGFLFQSGALYDSMTVKQNLEFPLRRIGGHLTQKEIDTKIEEALENVGLLDALDKMPSQLSGGMRKRISLARTIVVDPKIILYDEPTTGLDPVTSDEISLLINDVQKKYKASSIIITHDIECARMTANRLIMLQDGEAYKEGNLSQFEKSTDSVIKFFFK; encoded by the coding sequence ATGAAAACTGAACAAACAGAGGTGTTATTGCAAGACTCACCCGGAGTTAAAACAAAAGATATTGTTATAGAAATTACACATCTGACAAAATCATTTGGGACAAAAGAGGTGCTTAAAGATTTTTCTTTGAAGCTCTATAAAGGCGAAAACTTAGTCGTGTTAGGCAAATCGGGAAGCGGAAAATCAGTATTAATAAAATGTATCGTTGGCCTGCTCAGGGCAGATGCCGGAATAATCAAAGTGTTTGATCGTGATGTAACGACATTAACCGGTAGGGAAATGGATGAAATGCGTCGAGATATAGGCTTTTTATTTCAAAGTGGAGCCCTATATGACTCCATGACTGTGAAGCAAAATTTAGAATTTCCATTGCGAAGAATCGGAGGACATCTTACGCAAAAAGAAATTGATACTAAAATAGAAGAAGCATTGGAAAATGTTGGCCTGCTAGATGCCTTAGATAAAATGCCTTCTCAACTATCTGGTGGGATGCGGAAACGAATAAGTTTGGCACGAACCATCGTCGTTGATCCCAAAATCATTTTATATGATGAACCCACAACAGGCTTGGATCCGGTAACATCAGATGAGATAAGTTTACTAATCAATGATGTTCAAAAGAAGTATAAAGCATCGTCGATCATTATCACTCATGATATTGAATGCGCCCGTATGACGGCTAACAGACTTATTATGTTGCAAGATGGTGAGGCGTACAAAGAAGGTAACTTAAGTCAATTTGAAAAATCGACTGATAGCGTTATTAAATTCTTTTTTAAATGA
- a CDS encoding MlaD family protein: MHTQKFKIRLGLFVAGGLTLFVLAIFIIGKQKHLFNPVFQLSSNFYNVGGLQVGNNVRFSGINVGTVDNIQIVNDSTVRVTMFIKKDVWKFIKSDCSVAIGSEGIIGDKFINVLQGTAAAPLAREGQLLKSTEPIETDAIIASLSVTAGNAEVITQQLAEIMININGGEGTFGRLIQDTTLAENLNKTIINLRRGSKSLDENMTAVKHTFFLKGYFKKKAKKEAKEKEEIKKAAEKKAEKTKK, encoded by the coding sequence ATGCATACTCAAAAATTTAAAATCCGTTTAGGACTCTTTGTTGCCGGAGGTTTGACTCTGTTTGTGCTCGCCATCTTTATTATTGGTAAGCAAAAGCATTTGTTTAATCCGGTCTTTCAGCTTTCTTCCAATTTCTATAATGTTGGCGGACTTCAGGTAGGAAATAATGTTCGCTTTTCCGGCATAAATGTCGGGACGGTCGACAATATACAAATCGTGAATGACTCAACGGTGAGAGTCACCATGTTTATCAAAAAAGACGTGTGGAAGTTTATCAAGTCGGATTGTAGCGTAGCTATTGGCTCTGAAGGGATTATCGGTGATAAATTCATCAATGTTTTGCAAGGAACTGCCGCTGCTCCTTTGGCTCGTGAAGGCCAACTACTCAAATCGACAGAGCCAATCGAAACAGACGCTATCATCGCTAGTCTGAGTGTTACTGCAGGCAATGCTGAAGTCATTACTCAACAATTGGCTGAGATAATGATAAATATAAATGGAGGAGAAGGAACTTTTGGCCGATTAATACAGGATACCACTCTTGCTGAGAATTTGAATAAAACCATTATAAACCTTAGAAGGGGCTCGAAGAGTTTAGACGAAAACATGACAGCTGTAAAACATACTTTTTTCTTGAAAGGTTATTTTAAAAAGAAAGCAAAAAAAGAGGCTAAAGAGAAGGAAGAAATAAAGAAAGCAGCTGAAAAGAAAGCCGAAAAAACGAAGAAATAA
- a CDS encoding NAD(P)H-dependent oxidoreductase: MSKKVVVLVAHPNMSDSVANKALMNGIQAVQGVEIIELYKIVSNPFDSEFFRKELESASALVFQFPFYWASSPSLLKKWLDEVFTPFTGQPFVVGKSLMVVTTTGSEADAYSAKGRNFFTVEELLRPFQLVANHSGMNWCAPLVVYGMTKEDVEQQVSAGVEEYKKRITGLLEG; this comes from the coding sequence ATGAGTAAAAAGGTAGTAGTATTGGTCGCTCACCCTAATATGAGCGATTCTGTGGCCAATAAGGCTTTAATGAATGGCATTCAGGCAGTGCAGGGTGTAGAAATCATAGAGCTTTATAAGATTGTTAGTAATCCATTCGATTCTGAATTTTTCAGGAAAGAACTGGAAAGTGCTTCTGCGTTAGTTTTTCAATTTCCGTTCTACTGGGCTAGCTCACCTAGTCTTTTAAAAAAATGGCTTGATGAAGTATTTACTCCTTTTACCGGTCAACCCTTTGTAGTGGGAAAATCATTGATGGTTGTCACTACTACAGGCTCTGAAGCAGATGCTTATTCAGCAAAAGGGCGTAATTTCTTTACGGTCGAAGAGTTGCTCCGTCCGTTTCAACTTGTGGCAAATCACTCAGGAATGAATTGGTGTGCTCCTCTGGTTGTTTACGGTATGACTAAAGAAGATGTGGAACAACAAGTTTCTGCTGGTGTAGAAGAGTATAAAAAAAGAATAACCGGATTGCTGGAAGGCTAG
- a CDS encoding MarR family transcriptional regulator, whose amino-acid sequence MKYEELLLSNQLCFLVYRLEKEINARYRPLLGELGLTYPQYLVMLVLWEQDNLPINSICERLKLDTGTISPLLKRLETAKLISRKRSKEDERSVFVKLTKEGNELCETAKFIPEKLESCISLTMEEYFAFKKMLEDLLNRMD is encoded by the coding sequence ATGAAGTATGAAGAATTATTGTTATCCAATCAACTTTGTTTTTTGGTTTATCGGTTAGAGAAGGAGATTAATGCACGCTATCGGCCTTTATTGGGTGAATTGGGGCTGACTTATCCGCAATACCTGGTCATGTTGGTTTTGTGGGAGCAAGACAATTTACCGATTAATTCAATTTGTGAACGTTTGAAACTGGATACAGGGACTATCTCTCCCTTATTGAAGAGGTTGGAAACAGCCAAACTAATTAGCCGGAAACGTTCTAAGGAGGACGAGCGCTCCGTCTTTGTTAAGTTAACGAAAGAAGGAAATGAATTATGTGAAACGGCAAAGTTTATACCTGAAAAGCTTGAATCATGTATTTCATTGACGATGGAGGAGTATTTTGCATTTAAGAAAATGTTAGAAGATTTATTAAATCGCATGGATTAA
- a CDS encoding glutathione peroxidase: protein MEATIFDFKAKNNKGEEVDFSQYKGKVLLIVNTASKCGFTPQYKGLEELYKKYKEKGLVIIGFPCNQFAHQESGNDSEIAQFCEMNFGVSFPLMSKIEVNGKNTHPVYKFLKKQAPGFLVSKIKWNFTKFLVSKEGSTVMRYSPVTTPVSLEADIESFLAK from the coding sequence ATGGAAGCAACTATTTTTGATTTTAAAGCAAAAAACAATAAAGGAGAAGAAGTTGATTTTTCTCAGTATAAAGGAAAAGTCTTGTTGATTGTTAACACAGCAAGTAAGTGTGGTTTTACACCTCAATATAAGGGACTTGAAGAACTTTATAAAAAATATAAAGAGAAGGGACTGGTTATTATTGGATTTCCCTGCAATCAGTTTGCTCATCAGGAATCGGGTAATGATTCTGAAATAGCCCAATTTTGCGAAATGAACTTTGGTGTGTCTTTTCCGTTAATGTCTAAAATAGAGGTGAACGGTAAAAATACCCATCCTGTATATAAGTTTTTGAAGAAACAAGCTCCGGGTTTTCTTGTCTCGAAGATAAAATGGAATTTTACTAAATTCCTTGTGAGTAAAGAGGGCAGTACTGTAATGCGCTATTCTCCCGTAACTACTCCTGTTTCTTTGGAAGCTGATATAGAATCTTTTTTAGCTAAGTAG
- a CDS encoding O-acetylhomoserine aminocarboxypropyltransferase/cysteine synthase family protein: MTKQFKPETLCVQAGWEPKKGEPRVLPIYQSTTFKYETSEQMARLFDLEESGYFYTRLQNPTNDAVARKIAALEGGVAAMLTSSGQAANFYALFNICQAGDHFVCSSAIYGGTFNLFSVTMKKLGIDVTFINPHATEEEIVSAFKPNTKALFGETISNPSLEVLDIERFARIAHKQGVPLIVDNTFPTPINCRPFEWGADIVVHSTTKYMDGHATSVGGCIVDSGNFDWDANADKFPGLCTPDESYHGLTYSKAFGKMAYITKATAQLMRDLGSTQSPQNAFLLNIGLETLHLRMPQHCKNAQKVAEYLQANEKVAWVNYCGLPDNKNYELAQKYMPNGSCGVISFGLKGGRDVATKFMDSLQLAAIVTHVADARTCVLHPASHTHRQLTDEQLLKAGVRPDLIRLSVGIENVDDIISDIEQALNK, translated from the coding sequence ATGACTAAGCAATTTAAACCCGAAACGCTATGTGTGCAAGCAGGCTGGGAACCTAAAAAAGGAGAACCACGCGTCTTACCTATCTATCAGAGCACCACATTTAAATACGAAACCAGCGAACAGATGGCACGTCTTTTCGATTTGGAAGAAAGCGGTTATTTCTATACCCGACTGCAGAACCCAACAAATGATGCCGTAGCAAGAAAAATTGCTGCCCTCGAAGGTGGAGTAGCAGCTATGCTGACTTCAAGCGGACAAGCGGCTAATTTTTATGCGTTATTCAACATTTGCCAGGCTGGCGACCACTTTGTATGCTCATCGGCCATCTACGGAGGAACTTTTAACTTGTTTAGCGTTACAATGAAGAAACTGGGAATTGATGTTACATTCATTAATCCACACGCAACTGAAGAAGAAATAGTTTCCGCTTTCAAGCCTAACACCAAAGCTCTTTTCGGTGAAACAATTTCAAATCCGTCTTTAGAGGTGCTTGATATCGAAAGATTCGCCCGTATTGCTCATAAACAAGGTGTTCCGCTAATAGTAGATAATACATTTCCTACTCCTATCAACTGCCGCCCGTTTGAATGGGGAGCTGACATTGTTGTTCATTCTACCACCAAATACATGGACGGGCACGCCACTTCAGTTGGCGGTTGTATTGTTGACAGCGGAAATTTTGATTGGGATGCAAATGCCGATAAATTTCCCGGGCTCTGCACGCCCGATGAATCCTATCATGGGCTTACTTATTCCAAAGCTTTCGGAAAGATGGCCTATATAACAAAAGCTACTGCACAACTGATGCGTGACTTAGGAAGCACTCAAAGTCCACAAAACGCTTTTCTGCTCAATATAGGATTAGAGACTTTACACTTACGCATGCCTCAGCATTGCAAAAACGCGCAAAAAGTGGCAGAGTATTTACAGGCAAACGAAAAAGTAGCTTGGGTGAATTACTGTGGCCTGCCTGACAATAAAAACTATGAGCTTGCTCAAAAATATATGCCCAACGGTTCCTGTGGAGTTATATCCTTCGGATTGAAAGGTGGACGCGATGTAGCTACCAAATTCATGGATTCACTTCAATTGGCGGCCATTGTTACCCATGTGGCAGATGCACGCACATGTGTACTTCATCCGGCAAGTCATACTCACCGCCAACTGACTGACGAGCAATTACTAAAAGCCGGCGTACGCCCCGATCTCATTCGCCTGTCGGTAGGAATAGAAAATGTGGATGATATTATAAGCGATATAGAACAGGCACTAAACAAGTAA